The following DNA comes from Occultella kanbiaonis.
GCGATCCTCGCCGACCGGGTGGACCACGGTTCCGGCCGGTCTCCGCTCGCGGGGGCCGAGATCCCGGATGCCGATACCGAGCTCACCCTGCTGCGCCTGGAGGTCGCCGCGCTGCGGCAGAGCATCGAGTGCATCGGTGAGCAGCTGCGGGACGCCCCGGTGCCGGCGTCCCGTGCGGACCTCGGGGTGGCCCCGCCGCTGACCTCGCACCAGCCCGGGCCGAACTGATGATCACCCCGCTCAGCTGCGGCGGCGCCTCGCCGAGCGGGGTGGACTCACGTCACCCGGACCCGTCCGTTGTTGAGCGCCTGCTGGAGTGCCTCGATGGTGACCCGACCACGATCGCCGTCGATCGTGCCCCGGTAGAGCCCCAGCCGCGTGAGCCACGTCTGCTCGGCCTTGACCGAGCGCACGCCGAAGAACTTCTCGTTCCGGTCGGGTGCAGTGTTGTTCGCGACGAGGAACCGCTGGTACCCGCCGATGAACTTCGGGCCGAGCACGGCGTGCTTTCGCTGATCGGCTTCGACGGCTCCGTCGTAGAAGTCGGCACGGGCGAGCGCACGCTGGAGCTCGGTCGCCGTGCGGTGCGCGAAGCTGCCGTCCACCCGCAGTGGCAGGAACGGCCCGGATGCCGCCGCGGGTGCCCCGTTGCCCGGGGTCACGCCGTGCTTACGGAACGCCGCCTCGGGATCCTGCGGTCGGCTGGCCCGGTCCCAGGTCTCGAAGTGCAG
Coding sequences within:
- a CDS encoding M23 family metallopeptidase — its product is MQNPFEGSISQKFKRSGGQLVHAGVDIRPRSGGTLGNPVFAAFAGTVEKSVSMQVPGDTSSGRAPLRTGNGAVIRNPDGEAQLYDHVLPSVRKGDRVKEGELVGFSDATGIQTGPHLHFETWDRASRPQDPEAAFRKHGVTPGNGAPAAASGPFLPLRVDGSFAHRTATELQRALARADFYDGAVEADQRKHAVLGPKFIGGYQRFLVANNTAPDRNEKFFGVRSVKAEQTWLTRLGLYRGTIDGDRGRVTIEALQQALNNGRVRVT